Proteins encoded together in one Priestia aryabhattai window:
- a CDS encoding LLM class flavin-dependent oxidoreductase: protein MSNKQPDDPLKLSILDFVHVYQNSNPTESLKNSTEMVQLAERLGYTRYWFTEHHNTTSQISTSPDLLSVHAASHTQKIRVGSGGIMLPNYSPFKVVENFTLLEALHPGRIDLGIGRASGTDGWTAWALQRSREALAANDFPEQLNHLLSFFSRDFPRTHPFSNITPPGNPSLVPDMYMLGSSEGGLQFAVEKGLGFVFAAHLAPQLAIPILRSYRKDFKPSLYMKEPKSILAIGVIVAETQEEAKYLAGPVELTWARMRTGSSNLSFPTLKEAESHIYTPEEEEARDANKDRFVIGSVNDVAVQLRQMAKAALADEIMIADFYPSQESRLKGYQLLAKEFDLSSK from the coding sequence ATGTCAAATAAACAACCAGATGATCCGTTAAAGTTATCCATCTTAGATTTCGTTCATGTTTATCAGAACAGTAATCCTACTGAAAGTCTAAAGAATTCAACAGAGATGGTGCAATTAGCTGAGAGGTTAGGATATACCCGATATTGGTTTACTGAGCATCACAACACTACTAGTCAAATTAGTACATCTCCTGATTTGTTGAGTGTACATGCAGCTTCACACACTCAAAAAATACGTGTAGGTTCTGGTGGAATTATGTTACCTAACTATAGTCCCTTTAAAGTTGTAGAAAACTTTACCTTACTTGAAGCTTTACATCCTGGACGGATAGATCTAGGAATAGGAAGAGCGTCAGGAACAGATGGATGGACAGCATGGGCCTTACAGCGTTCGAGGGAAGCTCTTGCCGCCAATGATTTTCCAGAACAGTTAAATCACTTACTTTCATTTTTTTCGCGGGATTTTCCAAGGACTCATCCTTTTAGCAACATTACACCTCCAGGTAACCCGTCGTTAGTGCCTGATATGTATATGTTGGGATCTAGTGAAGGTGGTTTACAGTTTGCTGTAGAAAAAGGGCTTGGTTTTGTATTTGCTGCCCATTTAGCACCTCAGTTAGCAATTCCAATTCTTCGATCATATCGCAAAGACTTTAAGCCATCTTTGTATATGAAGGAGCCGAAAAGTATATTAGCTATTGGTGTTATTGTAGCAGAAACACAGGAAGAGGCAAAATATTTGGCAGGTCCAGTAGAGTTAACGTGGGCAAGAATGAGAACTGGTTCCTCTAATTTATCATTTCCGACTCTTAAAGAAGCCGAGTCCCATATCTATACACCAGAGGAAGAGGAAGCTCGGGATGCTAATAAGGATCGTTTTGTGATTGGAAGTGTGAATGATGTAGCTGTCCAATTGAGGCAGATGGCGAAAGCAGCCCTAGCTGATGAAATCATGATAGCTGATTTTTACCCTAGTCAAGAAAGCCGATTAAAAGGATACCAACTACTCGCTAAAGAATTTGACCTTAGCTCTAAATAA